A section of the Humulus lupulus chromosome 2, drHumLupu1.1, whole genome shotgun sequence genome encodes:
- the LOC133814699 gene encoding zinc finger BED domain-containing protein RICESLEEPER 2-like, with protein MSTQDVTESNCVDDVDFVPSTNIQEVQSLDNRSDVNESRGIKRKKTSPAWDHFTLQKIDGKLKAVCNHCGRKLVGESSKGTKHLLLHMERCPVRQKQLAKNPTASPSVTFNLDPELGRKKLAEMIILHEYPLSMVEHSGFIDYSNTISPMFQMVSRNTIRSDILKIYKIEKEKFREVLEKNKSRIALTTDMWTANHQKRGYMAVTAHFIDDSWKLHSQIISFRYVPCPHDAPTLTETLSSCMSEWNIEQKISTVTVDNCTTNDAMIPLLKEQFDSKCFLLNGKLLHMRFCAHILNLIVRDGLSVIGDSIDKIRDSVAYWLGTPKKYEKFEDTARLLGVTCTKKLSLDCVTWLNSTYLMLKTALLYKKVFERSELRDPKYKCLPSDNDWIRAQKLCDKLEVFYEVTVIFWN; from the coding sequence ATGTCAACCCAAGATGTTACCGAGTCTAATTGTGTGGATGATGTTGATTTTGTTCCTTCAACAAATATACAAGAAGtgcaatctcttgataatagaaGTGATGTGAATGAGAGTAGAGGTATAAAACGAAAGAAAACATCTCCTGCATGGGATCATTTTACATTGCAAAAGATTGATGGTAAACTAAAAGCAGTTTGCAATCACTGTGGGAGGAAATTAGTGGGAGAGAGTAGTAAGGGGACTAAACACTTACTTCTTCACATGGAAAGATGTCCAGTAAGACAGAAACAACTTGCCAAGAATCCTACCGCAAGCCCCTCAGTTACCTTCAATCTTGATCCTGAACTAGGAAGAAAAAAGTTGGCTGAAATGATCATTCTACATGAGTACCCTTTGTCGATGGTAGAGCATAGTGGTTTTATAGACTATTCGAATACTATTTCACCTATGTTTCAAATGGTGTCAAGGAATACAATTAGGTCtgacattttgaaaatatataagaTTGAGAAAGAAAAATTTCGAGAAGTTTTGGAGAAAAATAAAAGTAgaatagccttaaccactgatATGTGGACGGCCAATCATCAAAAGAGGGGATATATGGCTGTGACAGCTCACTTTATTGATGACTCTTGGAAGTTGCATAGTCAGATTATAAGCTTTAGATATGTGCCATGCCCACATGATGCTCCAACACTTACAGAAACTCTAAGTTCTTGCATGTCTGAATGGAATATTGAACAAAAGATTAGTACAGTGACTGTAGATAATTGTACTACGAACGATGCAATGATTCCACTTTTGAAGGAACAATTTGATTCTAAGTGTTTCCTTTTAAATGGAAAGCTACTTCATATGCGTTTTTGTGCACATATTTTGAATCTAATTGTTAGGGATGGCTTGTCTGTTATTGGCGACAGCATTGACAAGATTCGAGATAGTGTTGCTTATTGGTTGGGCACACCAAAGAAGTATGAAAAATTTGAGGACACTGCTCGTCTTCTCGGAGTGACATGTACTAAGAAACTGTCACTTGATTGTGTGACATGGTTGAATTCAACGTACTTGATGCTCAAAACAGCTTTATtgtacaagaaagtgtttgaacGATCAGAGCTACGTGATCCTAAGTATAAATGTCTACCATCAGATAATGATTGGATTAGAGCTCAGAAATTATGTGACAAGTTGGAAGTATTTTATGAGGTGACAGTTATTTTCTGGAACTAA